A window from Agelaius phoeniceus isolate bAgePho1 chromosome 13, bAgePho1.hap1, whole genome shotgun sequence encodes these proteins:
- the DAPK2 gene encoding death-associated protein kinase 2 isoform X3, with protein sequence MAFFKQQKVEDIYEIGEELGSGQFAIVKKCRERSTGLEYAAKFIKKRQSRASRRGVSREEIEREVSILQQVLHANIVQLHDIYENKTDVVLILELVSGGELFDFLAQKESLSEEEATRFIKQILDGVNYLHSKKIAHFDLKPENIMLLDKNIPIPHIKLIDFGLAHKIEDGVEFKNIFGTPEFVAPEIVNYEPLGLAADMWSIGVITYILLSGASPFLGETKQETLANITAVNYDFDEEFFSNTSDLAKDFIQKLLVKDTRKRLTIQEALSHPWITPTDKQQALVRKSSVVNMENFKRQYARRRWKLSYRVVSLCNHFSRSLVKKVLAQDESLRNCESDSEDHSQRKAPPQRRSSIS encoded by the exons TGGCCAGTTTGCTATAGTGAAGAAGTGCCGAGAGCGGAGCACGGGGCTGGAATACGCTGCCAAGTTCATCAAGAAGCGCCAGAGCCGGGCCAGCCGGCGCGGGGTGAGCCGGGAGGAGATCGAGCGCGAGGTCAGCATTCTGCAGCAGGTGCTGCACGCCAACATCGTCCAGCTGCACGACATCTATGAGAACAAGACAGACGTGGTCCTCATCCTGGAGCT GGTTTCTGGAGGAGAACTTTTTGACTTCCTGGCGCAGAAGGAGTCTTTGAGTGAAGAGGAAGCAACCAGGTTCATTAAGCAGATTTTGGATGGTGTGAATTACCTTCACTCTAAGAAAATTGCTCACTTTGATCTAAAG CCTGAAAACATAATGCTTCTAGACAAGAACATCCCTATTCCACACATCAAACTCATTGACTTTGGCCTGGCTCACAAAATAGAAGACGGAgttgaatttaaaaatatatttggaaCTCCAGAATTCGTAG CTCCAGAAATCGTAAACTATGAACCACTTGGGCTAGCTGCAGACATGTG GAGCATAGGAGTCATCACCTACATACT GCTTAGTGGTGCATCACCTTTCCTTGGAGAAACTAAACAAGAAACACTTGCCAACATCACAGCTGTGAATTACGATTTTGATGAAGAATTTTTCAGCAATACAAGTGACCTAGCAAAAGACTTTATTCAGAAACTACTGGTGAAAGATACACG GAAGCGGCTTACGATTCAGGAAGCTCTGTCTCATCCATGGATCACG CCCACGGACAAGCAACAGGCTTTGGTTCGGAAATCATCTGTTGTTAACATGGAAAACTTCAAAAGGCAATATGCTAGAAGGCGATGGAAG CTTTCGTACCGCGTTGTTTCACTGTGCAACCACTTCTCGCGCTCGCTGGTGAAGAAGGTCCTGGCACAAGATGAGAGTTTG AGAAACTGTGAAAGTGACAGTGAGGATCATTCACAAAGGAAAGCCCCTCCTCAGAGGAGAAGCAGCATATCATAA
- the DAPK2 gene encoding death-associated protein kinase 2 isoform X1 gives MAFFKQQKVEDIYEIGEELGSGQFAIVKKCRERSTGLEYAAKFIKKRQSRASRRGVSREEIEREVSILQQVLHANIVQLHDIYENKTDVVLILELVSGGELFDFLAQKESLSEEEATRFIKQILDGVNYLHSKKIAHFDLKPENIMLLDKNIPIPHIKLIDFGLAHKIEDGVEFKNIFGTPEFVAPEIVNYEPLGLAADMWSIGVITYILLSGASPFLGETKQETLANITAVNYDFDEEFFSNTSDLAKDFIQKLLVKDTRKRLTIQEALSHPWITLKDETKVQENKKVENAQLKTKRLREYTIKCHSSMPPNNTYINFERFARIVEDISRVEQGFSTLAASHDSLQEDMDALLSIYNEKEAWYKEESESVRHTLSQLKYEYRKMESLKRHLHEDSEAVGASLAGVCGKYAELQSHYESLRQELAEEIKWVQELMSSFQLENEACVNGNFHSVFNKDINESLMELLNRSCCEEFLAGLNLDVTESHQ, from the exons TGGCCAGTTTGCTATAGTGAAGAAGTGCCGAGAGCGGAGCACGGGGCTGGAATACGCTGCCAAGTTCATCAAGAAGCGCCAGAGCCGGGCCAGCCGGCGCGGGGTGAGCCGGGAGGAGATCGAGCGCGAGGTCAGCATTCTGCAGCAGGTGCTGCACGCCAACATCGTCCAGCTGCACGACATCTATGAGAACAAGACAGACGTGGTCCTCATCCTGGAGCT GGTTTCTGGAGGAGAACTTTTTGACTTCCTGGCGCAGAAGGAGTCTTTGAGTGAAGAGGAAGCAACCAGGTTCATTAAGCAGATTTTGGATGGTGTGAATTACCTTCACTCTAAGAAAATTGCTCACTTTGATCTAAAG CCTGAAAACATAATGCTTCTAGACAAGAACATCCCTATTCCACACATCAAACTCATTGACTTTGGCCTGGCTCACAAAATAGAAGACGGAgttgaatttaaaaatatatttggaaCTCCAGAATTCGTAG CTCCAGAAATCGTAAACTATGAACCACTTGGGCTAGCTGCAGACATGTG GAGCATAGGAGTCATCACCTACATACT GCTTAGTGGTGCATCACCTTTCCTTGGAGAAACTAAACAAGAAACACTTGCCAACATCACAGCTGTGAATTACGATTTTGATGAAGAATTTTTCAGCAATACAAGTGACCTAGCAAAAGACTTTATTCAGAAACTACTGGTGAAAGATACACG GAAGCGGCTTACGATTCAGGAAGCTCTGTCTCATCCATGGATCACG CTGAAAGATGAAACCAAAGTCCAGGAAAACAAGAAGGTGGAGAATGCGCAGCTGAAGACGAAACGCCTGAGGGAGTACACCATAAAGTGCCACTCGAGCATGCCCCCCAACAACACCTACATCAACTTTGAGCGCTTTGCCCGCATTGTAGAGGACATTTCCCGTGTGGAGCAGGGTTTCAGCACCTTGGCTGCATCCCACGATTCCTTGCAGGAGGACATGGATGCTTTGCTTTCCATTTATAATGAGAAAGAAGCTTGGTATAAAGAAGAGAGCGAAAGCGTGAGGCACACGCTGTCCCAGCTGAAGTACGAGTACCGTAAAATGGAGTCCCTGAAAAGGCACTTGCACGAGGACAGCGAGGCCGTCGGCGCCAGCCTCGCAGGCGTGTGCGGGAAATACgctgagctgcagagccactATGAATCCCTCAGACAGGAGCTTGCTGAGGAAATCAAGTGGGTACAGGAGTTAATGAGCAGTTTTCAACTGGAAAATGAAGCCTGTGTGAATGGAAACTTTCACTCTGTTTTCAACAAAGATATTAATGAATCGCTAATGGAGCTGTTAAATAGATCTTGCTGTGAAGAATTCCTTGCAGGGTTGAATCTTGATGTGACAGAATCCCATCAGTAA
- the DAPK2 gene encoding death-associated protein kinase 2 isoform X2 — protein MAFFKQQKVEDIYEIGEELGSGQFAIVKKCRERSTGLEYAAKFIKKRQSRASRRGVSREEIEREVSILQQVLHANIVQLHDIYENKTDVVLILELVSGGELFDFLAQKESLSEEEATRFIKQILDGVNYLHSKKIAHFDLKPENIMLLDKNIPIPHIKLIDFGLAHKIEDGVEFKNIFGTPEFVAPEIVNYEPLGLAADMWSIGVITYILLSGASPFLGETKQETLANITAVNYDFDEEFFSNTSDLAKDFIQKLLVKDTRKRLTIQEALSHPWITLKDETKVQENKKVENAQLKTKRLREYTIKCHSSMPPNNTYINFERFARIVEDISRVEQGFSTLAASHDSLQEDMDALLSIYNEKEAWYKEESESVRHTLSQLKYEYRKMESLKRHLHEDSEAVGASLAGVCGKYAELQSHYESLRQELAEEINPRTSNRLWFGNHLLLTWKTSKGNMLEGDGSFRTALFHCATTSRARW, from the exons TGGCCAGTTTGCTATAGTGAAGAAGTGCCGAGAGCGGAGCACGGGGCTGGAATACGCTGCCAAGTTCATCAAGAAGCGCCAGAGCCGGGCCAGCCGGCGCGGGGTGAGCCGGGAGGAGATCGAGCGCGAGGTCAGCATTCTGCAGCAGGTGCTGCACGCCAACATCGTCCAGCTGCACGACATCTATGAGAACAAGACAGACGTGGTCCTCATCCTGGAGCT GGTTTCTGGAGGAGAACTTTTTGACTTCCTGGCGCAGAAGGAGTCTTTGAGTGAAGAGGAAGCAACCAGGTTCATTAAGCAGATTTTGGATGGTGTGAATTACCTTCACTCTAAGAAAATTGCTCACTTTGATCTAAAG CCTGAAAACATAATGCTTCTAGACAAGAACATCCCTATTCCACACATCAAACTCATTGACTTTGGCCTGGCTCACAAAATAGAAGACGGAgttgaatttaaaaatatatttggaaCTCCAGAATTCGTAG CTCCAGAAATCGTAAACTATGAACCACTTGGGCTAGCTGCAGACATGTG GAGCATAGGAGTCATCACCTACATACT GCTTAGTGGTGCATCACCTTTCCTTGGAGAAACTAAACAAGAAACACTTGCCAACATCACAGCTGTGAATTACGATTTTGATGAAGAATTTTTCAGCAATACAAGTGACCTAGCAAAAGACTTTATTCAGAAACTACTGGTGAAAGATACACG GAAGCGGCTTACGATTCAGGAAGCTCTGTCTCATCCATGGATCACG CTGAAAGATGAAACCAAAGTCCAGGAAAACAAGAAGGTGGAGAATGCGCAGCTGAAGACGAAACGCCTGAGGGAGTACACCATAAAGTGCCACTCGAGCATGCCCCCCAACAACACCTACATCAACTTTGAGCGCTTTGCCCGCATTGTAGAGGACATTTCCCGTGTGGAGCAGGGTTTCAGCACCTTGGCTGCATCCCACGATTCCTTGCAGGAGGACATGGATGCTTTGCTTTCCATTTATAATGAGAAAGAAGCTTGGTATAAAGAAGAGAGCGAAAGCGTGAGGCACACGCTGTCCCAGCTGAAGTACGAGTACCGTAAAATGGAGTCCCTGAAAAGGCACTTGCACGAGGACAGCGAGGCCGTCGGCGCCAGCCTCGCAGGCGTGTGCGGGAAATACgctgagctgcagagccactATGAATCCCTCAGACAGGAGCTTGCTGAGGAAATCAA CCCACGGACAAGCAACAGGCTTTGGTTCGGAAATCATCTGTTGTTAACATGGAAAACTTCAAAAGGCAATATGCTAGAAGGCGATGGAAG CTTTCGTACCGCGTTGTTTCACTGTGCAACCACTTCTCGCGCTCGCTGGTGA